One part of the Bradyrhizobium sp. CB1650 genome encodes these proteins:
- a CDS encoding dihydrodipicolinate synthase family protein, whose translation MTEAIRGFWAAAATPLTSDGGADPVRLAAHVQRLFGRGVDGVVLFGTTGEGTSFNVAERVATVEALLKAGIAAERIGIGGGFPAISDSIALTRTVLGLGLRHVLLLPPYFDRSVTPEGIEDAFAAVIDEVADDRLRATLYHIPQVSGVAIPTSVAANLRKRYGKLVAGLKDSSGDFKQFQAFRRAAPELAITVGNEADIARAIAEGGAGTICGMANIVPELVKGMIIGADVEARMQAAIDMVVQTPSFLATLKAILATQTADAGWLRVRPPLRALSDGTALKRKLDELMAPAVA comes from the coding sequence ATGACCGAGGCAATTCGCGGATTCTGGGCGGCGGCAGCGACGCCGCTGACATCGGACGGCGGCGCGGATCCCGTCCGGCTCGCCGCCCATGTCCAGCGGCTCTTCGGCAGAGGCGTCGACGGCGTTGTGCTATTCGGCACCACCGGCGAAGGCACCTCGTTCAACGTCGCCGAACGCGTCGCGACCGTCGAGGCACTGCTCAAGGCCGGCATTGCTGCCGAGCGGATCGGGATCGGCGGCGGGTTTCCCGCCATCAGCGACAGCATCGCGCTGACGCGCACCGTGCTCGGCCTCGGCCTGCGCCACGTGTTGCTGCTGCCGCCTTATTTCGACCGTAGCGTTACGCCCGAGGGCATCGAGGATGCTTTCGCTGCGGTCATCGACGAGGTCGCCGACGATCGCCTGCGCGCCACGCTCTATCACATCCCGCAGGTCTCCGGCGTCGCGATCCCGACATCGGTGGCTGCGAATCTGCGCAAGCGCTACGGCAAGTTGGTCGCGGGCCTGAAGGACTCCAGCGGCGACTTCAAGCAATTCCAAGCGTTCCGCCGCGCCGCTCCGGAGCTTGCCATCACCGTCGGCAATGAAGCCGATATCGCCCGCGCGATTGCGGAAGGCGGCGCCGGCACGATCTGCGGTATGGCCAACATCGTGCCGGAGCTGGTCAAGGGCATGATCATCGGCGCCGATGTCGAAGCGCGCATGCAGGCCGCGATCGACATGGTGGTGCAGACGCCGTCCTTCCTCGCGACGTTGAAGGCTATCCTCGCGACACAGACCGCAGATGCGGGCTGGCTGCGTGTCCGCCCGCCGCTGCGTGCGCTGTCCGACGGCACCGCGCTCAAACGGAAGCTCGACGAATTGATGGCTCCTGCCGTCGCTTGA
- a CDS encoding rhodanese-like domain-containing protein yields MTLQTVTPADIRRALLLREEIALLDLRHEAAFATGHPLFAANMAVDRIAIEAELRLPRKNVPIVLYDDGEGLVAAGAARLAGLGYTNVRALDGGLQAWRAAGFEVFEDVNSYCKGFGELVEARRHTPSFSADEVAKLIADKANIAILDVRRFDEYATMNIPGSVSVPGAELVLRAGGAAPDPDTTIIVNCAGRTRSIIGTQSLINAGVPNKVRALRNGTIGWTLARHTLDHGSNRRGAIGPFEGGPANARDVAYRAGVRRIGASEAAALYAQADRTLYRFDVRDAEEYAAGHLPGFRHYPGGQLVQETDMAAPVRGARIVLTDDKGVRADMTASWLAQMGWEAYVLEGSYDGALEIGPPRVLPKPDPAHRYRRPYEGTDVAERAMQAYLDWEYGLVEQLRRDGTHGFYVI; encoded by the coding sequence ATGACGCTCCAGACCGTCACTCCCGCCGACATCCGCCGCGCGCTGCTGCTGCGCGAGGAGATCGCGCTGCTCGATCTCAGGCACGAGGCGGCCTTCGCCACCGGCCATCCCCTGTTCGCCGCCAACATGGCCGTGGACCGCATTGCGATCGAGGCCGAGCTGAGGTTGCCGCGCAAGAATGTTCCGATCGTGCTCTATGATGATGGCGAAGGACTGGTCGCGGCGGGCGCCGCGCGGCTTGCTGGCCTCGGTTACACCAACGTTCGTGCGCTCGACGGCGGGCTGCAGGCCTGGCGCGCGGCGGGCTTTGAGGTGTTCGAGGACGTCAATTCCTATTGCAAGGGGTTCGGCGAGCTGGTCGAGGCGCGCCGGCACACGCCTTCATTCAGTGCCGACGAAGTCGCAAAGCTGATCGCCGACAAGGCCAACATCGCCATCCTCGACGTCCGCCGCTTCGACGAATACGCGACCATGAACATCCCGGGCTCGGTCAGCGTGCCTGGCGCGGAGCTGGTGCTGCGGGCCGGCGGCGCGGCGCCCGATCCCGACACCACCATCATCGTCAATTGTGCCGGCCGCACGCGCTCGATCATCGGCACCCAGTCGCTGATCAATGCCGGCGTGCCCAACAAGGTGCGAGCGCTGCGCAACGGCACGATCGGCTGGACGCTGGCTCGGCACACGCTCGACCACGGCTCGAACCGCCGCGGCGCCATCGGGCCGTTCGAAGGTGGCCCGGCCAACGCCCGCGATGTCGCCTATCGCGCCGGCGTTCGCCGCATCGGCGCGAGCGAGGCGGCGGCGCTTTACGCGCAAGCCGATCGCACACTCTATCGTTTCGACGTGCGCGACGCGGAGGAGTATGCGGCCGGCCACCTCCCGGGGTTCCGCCACTATCCAGGCGGCCAGCTCGTTCAGGAGACCGACATGGCGGCGCCGGTGCGCGGCGCGCGCATTGTTTTGACCGACGACAAAGGTGTCCGCGCCGACATGACGGCGTCCTGGCTCGCGCAGATGGGCTGGGAGGCCTATGTGCTCGAAGGCAGCTACGACGGCGCACTCGAGATCGGTCCGCCGCGCGTCCTGCCGAAGCCCGATCCGGCGCATCGCTACCGCCGCCCTTATGAGGGCACCGACGTCGCCGAGCGCGCGATGCAGGCCTATCTCGACTGGGAATACGGCCTCGTTGAGCAGCTCCGCCGCGACGGCACGCACGGATTTTACGTCATCTGA
- the serA gene encoding phosphoglycerate dehydrogenase, with the protein MPAPGQSPERDAKALLLEGVNDSAVDLFRSAGFTNVERLTKALDGEPLRQALKGVSLLGIRSRTQITAEVLEAADQLLAVGCFSVGTNQVDLLAARKLGIPVFNAPFSNTRSVAELVIGEIVMLLRQIFPRSVSAHEGGWDKSATGSREVRGRTLGIIGYGNIGSQLSTLAEAMGMRVIFFDRTDKLRHGNTEPVEKLEDLLAQSDIVSLHVPETPETAGMIGEKELRAMKPGSFLINNSRGTVVDLDALARALRDGQIAGAAIDVFPVEPSSNADRFKSPVQGLGNVILTPHIGGSTEEAQERIGGEVARKLVDYFITGSTMGAVNFPEVQLHLRPSGARFSHVHRNVPGMLRRLNEVFLQRDINIAAQYLETAGDLGYVVLDADLAGHDSSTLLEQIRALEGTVGARLIFEH; encoded by the coding sequence ATGCCAGCCCCAGGTCAAAGCCCCGAGCGAGACGCGAAGGCGCTGCTGCTCGAAGGCGTCAACGACAGCGCCGTGGACCTGTTCAGGAGCGCAGGTTTCACCAATGTCGAGCGCCTGACCAAGGCGCTGGACGGCGAGCCGCTGCGGCAGGCGCTGAAGGGCGTGTCGCTGCTGGGCATCCGCTCGCGCACGCAGATCACTGCGGAGGTGCTCGAGGCCGCCGATCAGCTTCTCGCAGTCGGCTGCTTCAGCGTCGGCACCAACCAGGTCGATCTGCTTGCGGCGCGCAAGCTCGGCATTCCCGTCTTCAACGCGCCGTTCTCCAACACGCGCAGCGTCGCCGAGCTCGTGATCGGCGAGATCGTGATGCTGCTGCGGCAGATTTTTCCACGCTCGGTGTCGGCGCACGAGGGCGGTTGGGACAAGTCGGCGACCGGCAGCCGCGAGGTGCGCGGCCGCACCCTCGGCATCATCGGCTATGGCAACATCGGCTCGCAGCTCTCGACGCTGGCGGAGGCCATGGGCATGCGCGTGATCTTCTTCGATCGCACCGACAAGCTGCGCCACGGCAATACCGAGCCGGTCGAGAAGCTCGAAGATCTCCTGGCGCAGAGCGACATCGTCAGCCTGCACGTGCCGGAGACGCCGGAGACCGCCGGCATGATCGGCGAGAAGGAGCTGCGGGCGATGAAGCCGGGCTCGTTCCTGATCAACAACAGCCGCGGCACCGTCGTCGATCTCGATGCGCTCGCACGCGCCCTGCGCGACGGTCAGATCGCCGGCGCCGCCATCGATGTGTTTCCGGTCGAGCCTTCGTCGAATGCCGATCGCTTCAAGAGTCCGGTGCAGGGCCTCGGCAACGTCATCCTCACCCCGCATATCGGCGGCTCGACCGAGGAGGCGCAGGAGCGCATCGGCGGCGAGGTGGCGCGCAAGCTCGTCGACTATTTCATCACCGGCTCGACCATGGGCGCGGTGAATTTCCCGGAGGTGCAGCTACATCTGCGGCCCTCCGGCGCCCGCTTCAGCCACGTCCATCGCAACGTGCCGGGCATGCTGCGGCGGCTGAACGAGGTCTTCCTCCAGCGCGATATCAACATCGCCGCACAATATCTGGAGACCGCGGGCGACCTCGGCTACGTCGTGCTCGATGCCGACCTGGCCGGCCATGATTCGTCCACGCTGCTCGAGCAGATCCGCGCTCTCGAAGGCACTGTCGGCGCACGGCTGATCTTCGAGCATTAG